The Vicia villosa cultivar HV-30 ecotype Madison, WI linkage group LG1, Vvil1.0, whole genome shotgun sequence genome includes a region encoding these proteins:
- the LOC131646928 gene encoding uncharacterized protein LOC131646928 — MAKSGGGGYQAKANLRLSGKIKGWRMPPSQNGEELVFLIKMSRKFDCIKDISDKKETWRLAVRIIDIWSVVNSKGAEHLEMVIMDAAGDRIQVLIRADHTDKWKPRIQENMTCIINNGTVFDNDFQWKLCDHSKKFVFLGGTTMKHMDVQNIPPLKYYFKEFCEINADIIGVVHEINNMQSNTPGKKTFVALSLKDLSGDIIICTLWESYGIKFLEYYNDPTNTGAIVIILTHAMIKDSQVSNAWSGSKLLINEDIQEISEFLSKLPANEQSQKPSQSAKSMSLWSGGSQFTTLEKFVHKAKCIPLSQFCKIKQDMLCVTVGTTTKFYVSKHGWFYYGCTKCSVKATDLNNPYQCVCGENVHKPIPRYKVDIYVYDGESKFRFVFWDADCEQIIGQSADSMHKSMLENGEDDPMVYPDELDMLLEKKMALRAKVQPTFGQASVWKFSYDEEFVSQIEKDYIADEAHSLPPIQNVVADHVDTSMESLSAFGENDPDKSLANTPSKSVSHGVNAEESDCQLLGLTQYSGTKPPKKVKIEPNA, encoded by the exons AAGATGAGTCGTAAATTTGACTGCATAAAAGACATCAGCGACAAGAAGGAAACATGGAGATTGGCTGTTCGAATTATTGATATATGGAGCGTTGTTAACAGTAAGGGTGCTGAGCATCTGGAGATGGTTATCATGGATGCTGCG GGTGATCGAATTCAAGTTTTGATTCGGGCTGATCATACAGATAAGTGGAAACCAAGAATTCAAGAGAATATGACTTGCATAATCAACAACGGGACTGTATTTGATAACGATTTTCAGTGGAAGCTGTGTGACCATTCAAAGAAATTCGTGTTCCTTGGTGGTACGACCATGAAACACATGGATGTACAAAATATTCCTCCTCTGAAGTATTATTTCAAAGAGTTTTGCGAAATCAATGCAG ATATTATAGGCGTTGTACATGAGATAAACAATATGCAATCAAACACTCCAGGAAAGAAGACATTTGTGGCCCTCAGTCTCAAAGATTTGAG CGGTGACATCATTATCTGCACCTTATGGGAGAGCTATGGTATTAAGTTTTTGGAATATTATAATGACCCAACTAACACGGGTGCTATTGTCATCATACTAACTCATGCAATGATCAAGGATTCTCAGG TATCCAATGCATGGAGTGGTTCAAAGCTGCTAATCAACGAAGACATCCAGGagatttctgagtttttgtcAAA GTTGCCTGCAAATGAGCAATCCCAAAAGCCTTCGCAATCTGCCAAATCCATGTCTCTTTGGTCTGGTGGATCTCAGTTTACAACACTTGAAAAATTTGTTCATAAGGCAAAGTGCATTCCTTTGAGCCAATTCTGCAAAATCAAACAA gaCATGTTATGTGTTACTGTTGGAACTACCACGAAATTTTATGTATCCAAGCATGGTTGGTTTTACTATGGATGCACAAAGTGCTCTGTGAAGGCTACTGATTTGAACAATCCATACCAGTGTGTGTGTGGCGAAAATGTTCACAAACCCATACCAAG GTACAAAGTTGATATATATGTTTATGACGGTGAATCAAAGTTCCGGTTTGTATTTTGGGATGCCGACTGTGAGCAGATTATAGGACAATCTGCTGATAGCATGCATAAATCAATGTTAGAG aATGGTGAAGATGATCCCATGGTTTATCCTGACGAGCTTGACATGTTGTTGGAGAAGAAAATGGCTTTGAGAGCTAAAGTACAGCCAACATTTGGGCAAGCATCTGTTTGGAAGTTTTCTTATGATGAAGAATTTGTCAGTCAAATTGAAAAGGATTATATTGCTGATGAG GCTCATAGTCTTCCTCCCATTCAAAATGTTGTTGCTGATCATGTTGATACTTCCATG GAGTCCTTATCTGCATTTGGAGAAAATGATCCTGACAAGAGTTTGGCCAATACCCCATCAAAGAGTGTTTCTCATGGTGTTAATGCTGAAGAATCGGATTGTCAGCTTTTAGGACTTACACAATATTCAGGAACCAAGCCACCCAAAAAAGTGAAgattgaaccaaatgcttga